One Aptenodytes patagonicus chromosome 30, bAptPat1.pri.cur, whole genome shotgun sequence DNA window includes the following coding sequences:
- the LOC143171765 gene encoding uncharacterized protein LOC143171765, with translation MNLNDCVPRCRAEKHRGDEQKPQRRGTKERGWTSGSPEAPSTPNPSPKGCREFDKGFAGTLEPCEVRRKHVAETRSKQALLFLVVTLTSMEPSHTTSGTRADAPAGALPPSVGSATSRCEEKGALEERWRLIHACDRLRETSAVLRRPGPEQLRLSVLPGAAKGLDPPIRNSSQLQVQATPWHLRT, from the exons ATGAACTTAAATGATT GTGTTCCGCGCTGCCGGGCAGAAAAACACCGCGGAGACGAGCAGAAGCCACAACGAAGAGGAACTAAAGAGCGCGGTTGGACCAGCGGCTCCCCAGAggccccctccacccccaaccCCTCTCCGAAGGGCTGCAGAGAATTTGATAAAGGCTTTGCCGGGACGTTGGAGCCCTGTGAGGTCAGAAGGAAGCACGTGGCGGAAACGAGGTCCAAACAGGCACTTTTATTTCTGGTTGTAACGCTGACATCAATGGAACCGTCACACACGACATCGGGAACGCGCGCGGACGCTCCCGCCGGAG CTCTCCCCCCGAGCGTTGGATCGGCTACATCGAGATGCGAGGAAAAAGGCGCTTTAGAGGAACGATGGCGTTTGATCCACGCCTGCGATCGGCTTAGGGAGACGTCAGCGGTGCTGCGCCGCCCCGGGCCAGAGCAGTTACGTCTCAGCGTGCTGCCAG GAGCTGCCAAAGGTCTGGACCCTCCCATTAGAAACAGCAGTCAGCTACAAGTCCAGGCGACACCGTGGCACCTAAGGACGTAA